Proteins encoded together in one Priestia aryabhattai window:
- a CDS encoding glycoside hydrolase family 1 protein has translation MKYNHIKPFPENFLWGGSTSAYQVEGAWNIDGKGPSVIDMMNHPEGTAGFTVASDHYNRYKEDIQLFAELGLKAYRFSIAWTRIFPEGTGEINKKGLEFYNNLIDELNKYGIEPIVTMYHFDLPYKLEERGGWNNRATVDAFVEYARTLFEYFGKKVRYWLTINEQNTMILHPGAIGVPKGGKLPTKKELYQQNHHMLIAQGRVMQLCHEMCPNGKIGPAINLTTMYQATCKPEDAIASHNWETIRGWSFLDLAVHGRYNALFWNYLVERQIEPIIEEEDLADIKAGNPDFIAINYYSTATIAESKGDASDVSPRAGDQQIMLGEEGVYRAAENSYVGKTRYGWVIDPVGLRLTLRKAFERYNLPILITENGIGAPDELTDEETVGDDYRIDYIRDHLKQVQLALTDGVQVIGYCPWAVIDVVSTHQGYGKRYGFIYVNRGENDLLGLRRIKKKSFYWYKQVIQTNGTLN, from the coding sequence ATGAAGTATAATCATATCAAGCCATTTCCGGAAAATTTTTTATGGGGAGGATCAACATCTGCTTATCAAGTAGAAGGTGCATGGAACATAGATGGAAAAGGTCCCTCTGTCATCGATATGATGAACCATCCGGAAGGAACAGCTGGCTTTACTGTAGCGAGTGATCACTACAATCGGTATAAAGAAGATATACAATTGTTTGCCGAACTTGGATTAAAAGCTTATCGATTTTCTATTGCTTGGACGCGGATTTTTCCAGAAGGAACAGGAGAAATAAATAAGAAAGGTTTAGAATTTTATAACAATCTTATTGATGAATTAAACAAATATGGAATTGAACCTATTGTTACAATGTACCATTTCGACTTACCATACAAGCTTGAAGAAAGAGGTGGATGGAACAATAGAGCAACTGTAGATGCTTTTGTCGAATATGCACGTACGTTATTCGAATACTTTGGTAAAAAGGTGAGATACTGGCTAACAATCAATGAACAAAATACCATGATTCTGCATCCAGGAGCAATTGGGGTACCAAAGGGCGGAAAGTTGCCAACTAAAAAAGAACTTTACCAGCAAAACCACCATATGCTCATAGCTCAAGGAAGAGTCATGCAGCTTTGTCACGAGATGTGTCCAAATGGAAAAATTGGGCCAGCAATTAATTTAACGACGATGTATCAGGCGACGTGTAAACCAGAAGATGCCATCGCATCCCATAATTGGGAGACTATTCGCGGCTGGAGCTTCCTTGATCTGGCTGTGCATGGACGCTACAATGCTCTTTTTTGGAATTATCTTGTCGAGCGACAAATAGAGCCTATAATAGAAGAAGAAGATTTAGCTGATATCAAAGCTGGAAATCCAGATTTTATTGCAATCAATTACTACTCAACAGCAACTATTGCTGAGAGTAAAGGTGATGCAAGTGATGTCAGTCCAAGAGCTGGCGACCAGCAAATTATGCTTGGTGAGGAAGGTGTATACCGTGCTGCAGAAAACTCCTACGTTGGAAAAACAAGATACGGATGGGTTATTGATCCCGTAGGTCTGCGCTTAACATTAAGAAAAGCTTTCGAACGCTATAACTTACCCATACTGATAACTGAGAACGGTATAGGTGCTCCAGATGAATTAACTGATGAGGAAACGGTAGGAGACGACTATCGTATTGACTATATAAGGGATCATTTAAAGCAAGTACAGTTGGCACTTACTGATGGTGTTCAAGTAATTGGCTATTGTCCATGGGCCGTTATTGACGTGGTTAGCACTCATCAAGGCTATGGAAAAAGATATGGGTTTATCTATGTAAACCGTGGTGAAAATGATTTGTTAGGTCTTCGGAGAATAAAAAAGAAGAGTTTCTATTGGTATAAACAAGTCATTCAAACAAATGGGACATTGAATTGA
- the licT gene encoding BglG family transcription antiterminator LicT, giving the protein MRVIKILNNSLILSEDENQHEIIVMGKGIGFKSKTGELIDPTSVEKVFVPLNSFDTKEYIRILENMPKQHLNAINQALFSVKHELDGYLNDRTFIMLMDHIAFAIERFQKGITLQNKLLWEVRKFYPKEYEIGLRILKKLNGLLGLEMPDEEAGNIAFHLVNAQSDKQNMEDTMISIKLLKDILNLVQYQLKIRMDSNSMRYARFVTHLQYFIQRLLDDTQLKTKDSFIYTQTKNAYNEEYTCVESIRSYVRNVMHLDITDEEVLYLMIHLIRMANSEE; this is encoded by the coding sequence ATGAGAGTCATTAAAATACTTAACAATAGCCTGATTTTATCAGAAGATGAAAATCAGCATGAGATCATAGTAATGGGCAAAGGAATTGGCTTTAAAAGTAAAACTGGTGAATTAATCGACCCTACCAGCGTGGAAAAAGTGTTTGTTCCACTCAATAGTTTTGATACAAAAGAGTATATCCGTATTCTTGAGAACATGCCAAAACAGCATTTAAATGCAATCAATCAAGCCTTATTCAGCGTGAAGCATGAATTAGATGGCTACTTAAACGATCGAACGTTTATCATGTTGATGGATCATATTGCCTTTGCTATTGAACGTTTTCAAAAAGGCATTACATTGCAAAACAAACTTTTATGGGAAGTCCGAAAGTTTTATCCGAAAGAATACGAAATAGGACTTCGCATTCTCAAGAAATTGAACGGGCTGCTTGGTCTCGAAATGCCGGATGAAGAAGCTGGAAATATTGCCTTTCATTTGGTAAACGCCCAGTCTGACAAACAGAATATGGAAGATACTATGATCTCTATTAAATTGTTGAAAGATATTTTAAACCTCGTTCAATACCAATTGAAGATTAGAATGGACAGCAACTCCATGCGCTATGCAAGGTTTGTTACACATCTTCAATACTTTATCCAACGGCTGCTTGATGATACACAACTTAAAACAAAGGACTCATTCATCTATACGCAAACGAAAAATGCATATAATGAGGAGTATACCTGTGTAGAATCTATCCGTAGCTATGTAAGAAATGTGATGCATCTTGATATCACAGATGAAGAAGTTCTCTATTTAATGATTCATCTTATTCGAATGGCCAATTCAGAAGAATAA